The genome window GCGGAATTGTTGAATGATGTCGCTAAAATTTGTTGCGGCTGGCATAACTGCTGCGCAATCATATTGCGGATGCGATGCACCATGCAGGTGGTTTTCCCCGCGCCGGCGACCGCAAAAACCAGTGCGGGACCTTCCAGATGTTGTATGATTGCCAATTGCTGATCGGTAAGCTTCATCCGCCGTTCTCAAATTTGTGATGCACAAATGTATACGTTCAATTGTTTTGAGGCAAAAGAAATATTCGAAATCACCCAGCAGTTGCGGCATTACACTCAATAATTCGCTGCCCGGGAAACGGGTGTGATGTGCATCATTGAAAAAGTTTGCTCAATAAAAACAATAGCTTACGATCGAAAAACACTGCCGTGTTTGATGAGTTTCAAACTTTGTCATCATATTTGTTAATAGAAATAATGATGTGCGCAGTTCGGGTGGGCGTGTCGTTTGCGCTGCAATTTGAAAATGAATTGAATCGTAAGTTGTGTGCAGCGGCGGTCGTTCAATCGCTGATCAAAAATGTAAAAAATATCGCGATTCCCACATATCACACCCTCCTGATAGCTACATTACGCTTTGGGAATCCGATTATGAAAGCGTAATACCTACCGATTCTCGTCACTGTCGGCGTTGAACCACCGTCGGCAGTGACATTTTTTTATTGAAAACTTCCCAAAAAAATTATCGCTGTGCGACAAAAAAGATGCGTTCGTGATCTTCCGGATTGTGAATGTTTTGCGACAAATCGTTTGCCGAGCAGAAACGCACATTCCGGAAACCGAGGTAAATGAGGTAGGAAAAAATTTCGCGCAAATTATAAACAAAATTGGTCAGTGACTGATCGAAGCGCTCGAATTGTCCGGTTTCGTTTTTCACAAATCCGGTGATTTCGAGAATGGAGCAGGCGTTGCGCGCGTCGAAAATGCTGCGGCTGATCATCAAAACCTCCTGCTGATCCATCACTTGAATGTTGGTGAACTGGCGCAAACCCCGCTCCGTATTCATGTCGAAAATCAGCCAGCCATCGTCCAGCAGCATGGTTTTGGCATTTGCGAGCGTTTGTTTAATTTGCTGGATTTCCGGCAGATGATTGAACGAATCGTAAGTGGAAACCACCAGCCCAAACTTGTTGTCAATATTAAATTTACTGACATCGGATTCGATAAATTGCGCCGCACCGTTTGCCAAAAAATCAGCGGTTTTTTCGCGAGCGAGATCCAGCATTCCCGCAGAAATATCCACACCGGTCACCGGAAATCCGTTTTGGAGAAAATGCAACGCCAGATCGCCGGTGCCGCAACACAAATCGAGCACGGGCAGTTTTTCTTTTCCGGCGGCGGTGTTGCTGTAAAAATCGCAGATCATCGGCGCTGCGCTGCGCCCAAACGCCGGCCAATACATATCGTAAATTAATGGGAACAATCCGGTGTAAATATTCACTGTAAAAATCCTGCTTTTTTGAACAATAAAGTAAGTGGATAATAGTAACCTGCGACTAGCGCGTCATGCCCGTCCCGATGTATCGGGATTATCGGGCATCCAATATGTTAAATGCAAATTTACGTTATCCAACAAATTAGAATTATCGACAAGTTAGGCAAAATTTTGAACCGACGGTTATTGCCATCTACAGAATCATTCAAATTGCACTTGACAGCTTTGGCGAATCCCGCTAAACTTGTGCGAAAGAAGCGAATGCGAAAAACGAATGAGAATATATTGGTGATGAATATTAAAAAATCCATGATTTTACGATGGTTTACACTCTGTTCGGTGATTGCTGTTGTCAATTTTT of Calditrichia bacterium contains these proteins:
- a CDS encoding class I SAM-dependent methyltransferase; the protein is MNIYTGLFPLIYDMYWPAFGRSAAPMICDFYSNTAAGKEKLPVLDLCCGTGDLALHFLQNGFPVTGVDISAGMLDLAREKTADFLANGAAQFIESDVSKFNIDNKFGLVVSTYDSFNHLPEIQQIKQTLANAKTMLLDDGWLIFDMNTERGLRQFTNIQVMDQQEVLMISRSIFDARNACSILEITGFVKNETGQFERFDQSLTNFVYNLREIFSYLIYLGFRNVRFCSANDLSQNIHNPEDHERIFFVAQR